Proteins encoded in a region of the Myxococcales bacterium genome:
- the ccoN gene encoding cytochrome-c oxidase, cbb3-type subunit I, with protein sequence MGTVGLGWPQPIDLGLPPHLLRLAGASVQCLRARGRAGFAALCGFGWGPSRHRTGSCKNEAHDARSLAKWGWTAPGAGCAWREQSPPGHGSCSRAEQCRLWEKYRYDDDIVRKFTFATLVWGVVATLAGLYVALILVMPSLSFGLPFLTFGRLRPLHTNAAIFAFAGNAVFAAVYYSSQRLLKARLFNDTLSRVHFWGWQLIIVAAAVTLPLGITSGKEYAELEWPIDIAIAVVWVVFAVNFFGTIARRRERHIYVAIWFYIATVITVAVLHIFNSLAIPASATRSYSLYAGVQDAFMQWWYGHNAVAFFLTTPFLGLMYYFMPKAAKRPVFSYRLSILHFWSLVFLYIWAGPHHLHYTALPDWASTLGMVFSIMLWMPSWGGMINGLMTLRGAWNKVAEDPVLKFFVVGITFYGMSTFEGPMLSIKSVNALSHYTDWTIAHVHSGALGWNGMMTFGLAYWLAPRLFQTELWSKKLANLHFWIGTLGILLYIVPIYAAGVTQGLMWRAFDQTGRLAYPDFVETVVRLIPMYWVRVGGGTLFVLGACFALVNLIMTWRARPATYTDPEHESPALAEYTGADAKPTQGVFAFVMRGDFHRAWERKAFKFSVLVALSVIVASLFEIIPTFLIRSNVPTIASVKPYTPLELAGRDVYLAEGCYNCHSQMVRPIRSETERYGEYSKPGEFVYDHPFQWGSRRIGPDLHRVGGKYPHLWHVRHMQDPRSTTPQSIMPPYAWLQQNETDFAGIQARVDVMAMLGVPYGDALSKAEALAREQSKQIAAEIVSQGGPSGLEGKQIVALIAYLQRLGTDIKKQSPAGEAAQARNPDPVSPTSPPPGALLPQLRPGAN encoded by the coding sequence GGAACAATCTCCACCGGGGCACGGATCGTGCTCGCGCGCCGAGCAATGTCGGCTCTGGGAGAAGTATCGATACGACGACGACATCGTCCGAAAGTTCACCTTCGCCACCCTGGTCTGGGGTGTCGTGGCGACCCTGGCGGGACTGTATGTCGCCTTGATCCTGGTGATGCCGAGCCTGAGCTTCGGCTTGCCGTTTCTGACCTTCGGGCGGCTGCGACCGCTGCACACGAACGCGGCCATCTTCGCCTTCGCGGGCAACGCCGTCTTCGCCGCCGTGTACTACTCGTCGCAGCGCTTGCTGAAGGCGCGGCTCTTCAACGACACGCTGAGCCGAGTCCATTTCTGGGGCTGGCAGCTGATCATCGTCGCTGCCGCGGTGACGCTGCCACTCGGGATCACCTCGGGCAAAGAGTACGCGGAGCTCGAGTGGCCCATCGACATCGCCATCGCGGTGGTCTGGGTCGTGTTCGCCGTCAACTTCTTCGGCACCATCGCACGCCGGCGCGAGCGCCACATCTATGTCGCGATCTGGTTCTACATCGCGACGGTGATCACCGTCGCAGTGCTGCACATCTTCAACAGCCTCGCGATCCCCGCTAGCGCGACCCGTAGTTATTCGCTCTACGCCGGCGTGCAGGATGCGTTCATGCAGTGGTGGTACGGCCACAACGCGGTCGCCTTTTTCCTCACCACTCCGTTCTTGGGCTTGATGTACTACTTCATGCCGAAGGCCGCGAAGCGCCCGGTATTCTCGTATCGCCTGTCGATCCTGCACTTCTGGTCGCTGGTCTTTCTCTACATCTGGGCCGGTCCCCACCATCTGCATTACACGGCGCTGCCCGATTGGGCATCGACCCTGGGCATGGTGTTCTCGATCATGCTGTGGATGCCTTCATGGGGCGGCATGATCAACGGGCTCATGACCCTGCGCGGCGCCTGGAACAAGGTCGCCGAGGATCCGGTACTGAAGTTCTTCGTGGTCGGCATCACCTTCTACGGCATGAGCACGTTCGAAGGACCGATGCTCTCGATCAAGAGCGTGAACGCCCTGTCGCACTACACCGACTGGACGATCGCCCACGTGCACTCCGGCGCGCTCGGTTGGAACGGCATGATGACCTTCGGCCTGGCCTACTGGCTCGCGCCCCGGCTCTTCCAGACCGAGCTCTGGAGCAAGAAGCTCGCGAACCTGCACTTCTGGATCGGGACCTTGGGGATCCTGCTGTACATCGTCCCGATCTACGCGGCAGGTGTGACCCAGGGGCTGATGTGGCGCGCTTTCGACCAGACCGGCCGGCTTGCTTACCCGGACTTCGTCGAGACCGTGGTCCGACTGATCCCGATGTACTGGGTACGCGTCGGCGGCGGCACGCTCTTCGTGTTGGGAGCGTGTTTCGCACTGGTCAACCTGATCATGACCTGGCGAGCACGACCCGCGACCTACACCGATCCGGAGCACGAGTCGCCGGCGCTCGCCGAGTACACCGGCGCCGACGCCAAACCCACGCAGGGCGTGTTCGCCTTCGTGATGCGCGGGGACTTCCACCGAGCGTGGGAGCGCAAGGCATTCAAGTTCTCGGTGCTGGTCGCGCTCAGTGTGATCGTCGCGTCGTTGTTCGAGATCATCCCGACCTTCCTGATCCGGTCGAACGTGCCCACCATCGCGAGTGTCAAGCCCTACACTCCGCTCGAGCTCGCGGGGCGCGACGTCTACCTGGCCGAAGGTTGTTACAACTGCCACTCGCAGATGGTGCGGCCCATCCGCTCGGAGACCGAGCGCTACGGCGAGTACAGCAAACCTGGCGAGTTCGTCTACGACCACCCCTTCCAGTGGGGCTCCCGCCGCATCGGGCCGGACCTGCACCGCGTTGGCGGCAAGTACCCGCACCTCTGGCACGTCCGCCACATGCAGGATCCGCGATCGACGACGCCGCAGTCGATCATGCCGCCTTATGCCTGGCTGCAACAGAACGAAACCGACTTCGCGGGGATCCAGGCGCGGGTCGACGTGATGGCCATGCTCGGTGTCCCCTACGGCGACGCGCTGAGCAAGGCCGAGGCCCTGGCCCGGGAGCAGTCCAAGCAGATCGCAGCCGAGATCGTCAGTCAGGGCGGGCCAAGCGGGCTCGAGGGCAAGCAGATCGTCGCGTTGATCGCCTATCTCCAGCGCCTCGGCACCGACATCAAGAAACAATCCCCCGCCGGCGAAGCGGCGCAGGCCCGAAACCCGGACCCGGTCAGCCCGACCAGCCCGCCACCGGGAGCACTACTTCCGCAGCTCAGGCCAGGAGCAAACTGA
- a CDS encoding CcoQ/FixQ family Cbb3-type cytochrome c oxidase assembly chaperone yields the protein MGAMGLAGYAEIALLIFFVVFVGVVVRLFRRDESAVFERARFMPLDDDLQDLDRDGKERG from the coding sequence ATGGGTGCGATGGGCCTCGCGGGGTACGCCGAGATCGCCCTGCTGATTTTCTTCGTCGTCTTCGTCGGCGTGGTCGTGCGGCTGTTTCGGCGCGACGAGAGCGCCGTGTTCGAGCGCGCGCGGTTCATGCCGCTCGACGACGACCTGCAAGACCTCGATCGAGACGGCAAGGAGCGCGGCTGA
- a CDS encoding c-type cytochrome gives MSENNQEPTAGDTPKGDAEMLMDHEYDGIQEYDNPLPRWWVWIFWGSVIWAAGYFVVYHVTKSAPGVHAEYQAELAAAGALAPKTVAATPESLEKAMSDAATVESGKAVFALRCAACHADKGQGLVGPNLTDKHWVHGEGKLTDIHKVVSEGVAAKGMPAWEKQLTPTELVQVVAYVGTLRGKMEAGKAPEGKEVPGN, from the coding sequence ATGTCCGAGAACAACCAGGAGCCGACCGCCGGCGACACCCCCAAAGGGGACGCCGAAATGCTGATGGATCACGAGTACGACGGGATCCAGGAGTACGACAATCCGCTGCCCCGCTGGTGGGTGTGGATCTTCTGGGGCAGTGTGATCTGGGCTGCCGGCTACTTCGTCGTCTATCACGTGACGAAGAGCGCGCCGGGGGTACACGCGGAGTACCAGGCGGAGCTCGCGGCGGCGGGCGCCTTGGCGCCGAAGACGGTCGCAGCGACCCCCGAGAGCCTCGAGAAGGCAATGTCCGACGCGGCGACGGTCGAGAGCGGGAAGGCCGTGTTCGCGCTGCGCTGTGCCGCGTGCCACGCCGACAAAGGGCAGGGGCTGGTCGGGCCAAACCTGACGGACAAACACTGGGTCCACGGGGAGGGAAAACTCACCGACATCCACAAGGTGGTCTCCGAAGGCGTCGCCGCCAAAGGCATGCCGGCGTGGGAAAAGCAGCTCACGCCGACGGAGCTCGTGCAGGTCGTCGCCTACGTCGGCACACTGCGCGGCAAGATGGAGGCGGGCAAGGCGCCCGAGGGGAAGGAAGTCCCGGGCAACTGA
- the ccoG gene encoding cytochrome c oxidase accessory protein CcoG, which produces MSGPLPPPERVLPTLNADGSRRRIRPKLHTGKHWRARLATGWALIVLFVSLPFLKMNGKPLVLLDVPGRAFHLFGRTFLATDGVLLMLLMLSIFAAVIGLTALVGRAWCGWGCPQTVYMEFVFRPIERWFEGDRSGQLALDRRQGVSPRRVAKNLVFLLASVLVANVFLAYFVGVARLSRWITQSPFEHPTPFLIMAVTAGLVFFDFAWFREQMCTVICPYARLQSVLLDRHSLLVGYDSRRGEPRLKGKTKPGAGDCIDCNACVVTCPTGIDIREGLQLECIACTQCMDACDFIMQRVGKAPGLIRYGSQDGFETGKRPRYLRPRVVVYALALACFVAALGVAGMRIGSADVTILRGIGLPFAEHPDGVQNQIRIKIENRGDVEHAYEISLIGATDVKLIAPENPLRVRAGTHESTSVFVIAPRTSFHRGERPIRFGIRDHAGFEQEVAYKLLGPEAPASAEGGS; this is translated from the coding sequence ATGTCGGGTCCGCTCCCTCCGCCAGAACGCGTTCTGCCGACGCTGAACGCGGACGGTTCGCGGCGACGCATCCGTCCGAAGCTCCACACCGGCAAACACTGGCGCGCGCGCTTGGCGACCGGCTGGGCACTCATCGTGCTGTTCGTGAGCCTGCCGTTCTTGAAGATGAACGGCAAACCGCTGGTGTTGCTCGACGTGCCGGGGCGAGCGTTCCACCTCTTCGGACGCACGTTCCTGGCCACGGACGGCGTACTCTTGATGTTGCTGATGCTGAGCATCTTTGCGGCGGTGATCGGGCTGACGGCGCTGGTCGGGCGGGCGTGGTGCGGCTGGGGCTGCCCGCAAACCGTGTACATGGAGTTCGTCTTCCGCCCCATCGAGCGTTGGTTCGAGGGTGACCGTAGCGGTCAACTCGCGCTCGATCGCAGACAGGGTGTGTCGCCGCGGCGCGTGGCCAAGAACCTGGTGTTCTTGCTGGCGAGTGTGCTCGTCGCCAACGTCTTCCTCGCCTACTTCGTGGGGGTCGCTCGGCTATCGCGCTGGATCACCCAATCCCCGTTCGAGCACCCCACCCCGTTTTTGATCATGGCGGTCACGGCCGGGCTGGTCTTCTTCGACTTTGCCTGGTTTCGCGAGCAGATGTGCACCGTCATCTGTCCCTACGCACGCCTGCAGTCAGTGCTGCTCGACCGCCATTCGCTGCTGGTCGGTTACGACTCCCGGCGCGGCGAACCGCGCCTGAAGGGCAAGACAAAACCTGGAGCCGGCGACTGCATCGACTGCAACGCCTGTGTGGTGACCTGCCCGACGGGCATCGACATCCGTGAGGGCTTGCAGCTCGAGTGCATCGCCTGCACGCAGTGCATGGACGCCTGCGACTTCATCATGCAGCGGGTCGGCAAGGCCCCTGGCTTGATCCGCTACGGCTCCCAGGATGGGTTCGAGACGGGCAAACGCCCCAGGTACCTGCGCCCCCGCGTGGTTGTCTATGCCCTCGCGCTGGCGTGCTTCGTCGCAGCGTTGGGCGTGGCCGGCATGCGCATCGGCAGCGCTGACGTGACCATCTTGCGCGGCATCGGGCTGCCGTTTGCCGAACACCCGGACGGTGTTCAGAATCAGATCCGGATCAAGATCGAGAACCGCGGCGACGTCGAGCATGCCTACGAGATCAGCCTGATCGGCGCGACCGACGTGAAGCTAATCGCGCCCGAGAATCCGCTGCGGGTGCGCGCCGGGACGCACGAGTCGACCAGCGTCTTCGTGATTGCTCCGCGAACGAGCTTCCACCGCGGTGAGCGTCCGATCCGTTTCGGCATTCGTGATCACGCGGGATTCGAGCAAGAGGTCGCCTACAAGCTCTTGGGGCCCGAGGCACCGGCTTCAGCCGAGGGAGGCTCATGA
- a CDS encoding FixH family protein, translated as MTQKPGMPLTRAGRFWALFPVALIVSTTLGLLSMAAIAVHDPSFATEQDYYKKAVAWDQTQAQVSTNTRLGWKVELDTELRGNELHVLARVVDASGAPIRGATVKLEAFANARAARVETAVLLPTGDAGYGGTVALSQLGLWEFRLDVSSDGRHFTETLRRDVRAGGPS; from the coding sequence ATGACCCAGAAACCCGGCATGCCTCTGACCCGCGCGGGTCGCTTCTGGGCGCTGTTCCCGGTGGCGCTGATCGTGAGCACGACCCTCGGGCTGCTCTCGATGGCGGCCATCGCCGTCCACGATCCGTCGTTTGCGACCGAGCAGGACTACTACAAGAAGGCCGTTGCCTGGGACCAGACCCAGGCGCAGGTCAGCACCAACACCCGCCTCGGCTGGAAGGTCGAGCTCGACACCGAGCTGCGCGGCAACGAGCTGCACGTGTTGGCGCGTGTCGTCGACGCGAGCGGCGCACCCATCCGCGGGGCGACGGTGAAGCTGGAGGCCTTTGCCAACGCCCGAGCCGCGCGCGTCGAGACGGCGGTGCTCCTGCCGACCGGCGACGCGGGGTATGGCGGCACCGTCGCGCTCAGTCAGCTTGGATTGTGGGAGTTCCGCCTCGACGTCAGCTCCGACGGCCGGCATTTCACCGAGACGCTGCGGCGAGACGTTCGAGCTGGAGGTCCCTCATGA